The genomic window CTCTCAGCCTTATATGGTGGCCAAGATGACGCTCCTTTTGGCTCCGAAGACGGGAGACAAGATATTGGAGATCGGCACAGGTTCGGGCTACCAGGCGGCGGTGTTGGCGGAGTTGGGTG from Acetomicrobium sp. S15 = DSM 107314 includes these protein-coding regions:
- a CDS encoding protein-L-isoaspartate O-methyltransferase family protein, with protein sequence MKKIGRIQTFDLTHRHQAFDDMPLPIGAGQTISQPYMVAKMTLLLAPKTGDKILEIGTGSGYQAAVLAELG